In Thalassotalea sp. Sam97, a single window of DNA contains:
- the accD gene encoding acetyl-CoA carboxylase, carboxyltransferase subunit beta — translation MSWIEKILPKPKQSSSSKRNIPEGVWTKCTSCSAVLYKAELERLLGVCPKCDHHMRIGARKRLEMFLDQGEKLEIGADLEPQDKLKFKDSKRYKDRLVAAQKATGEKDALVAMRGELAGMPVIAVAFEFSFLGGSMASVVGARFVKAAEECLAHNLPLVCFSASGGARMQEALMSLMQMAKTSAALAKMSEKGLPFISVLTDPTMGGVSASLAMLGDINVAEPKALIGFAGPRVIEQTVREKLPEGFQRSEFLLDHGAIDMIVDRREMRSTLARQIAKFMGHPEPTI, via the coding sequence ATGAGCTGGATTGAAAAAATTCTCCCAAAACCGAAGCAGTCTTCGTCAAGTAAGCGCAATATCCCTGAAGGGGTATGGACAAAGTGTACATCATGTAGTGCGGTATTATATAAAGCAGAACTTGAGCGCTTACTCGGTGTGTGTCCTAAGTGTGATCATCACATGCGTATTGGTGCACGTAAACGCTTAGAAATGTTTTTAGATCAAGGTGAAAAACTTGAAATTGGTGCTGACTTAGAGCCTCAAGATAAGCTAAAATTCAAAGATTCGAAGCGTTATAAAGACCGTTTAGTTGCGGCACAAAAGGCAACTGGAGAAAAAGACGCATTAGTGGCGATGCGCGGTGAGTTAGCCGGTATGCCTGTTATTGCTGTCGCTTTTGAGTTTTCGTTTTTAGGTGGTTCAATGGCATCCGTTGTCGGTGCTCGATTTGTCAAAGCCGCTGAGGAATGTTTAGCTCATAACTTGCCTTTAGTTTGTTTTTCGGCCAGTGGTGGTGCTCGTATGCAAGAAGCCTTAATGTCGTTAATGCAAATGGCAAAAACCAGTGCCGCACTAGCCAAAATGAGTGAAAAAGGTTTGCCATTTATCTCGGTGTTAACCGATCCTACCATGGGCGGTGTATCGGCCAGTTTAGCTATGCTAGGTGACATTAATGTTGCCGAGCCAAAAGCATTGATTGGTTTTGCTGGTCCGCGCGTTATTGAGCAAACGGTTCGCGAAAAATTACCAGAAGGTTTCCAACGCTCTGAGTTTTTACTAGATCATGGTGCCATTGATATGATTGTTGATCGTCGCGAGATGCGCTCAACATTAGCACGCCAAATTGCTAAGTTCATGGGGCACCCAGAGCCAACCATTTAA
- the truA gene encoding tRNA pseudouridine(38-40) synthase TruA encodes MRFALGIEYDGSNYCGWQRQNHVNSVQQELEQALSAVVNQPTEVICAGRTDTGVHGTGQVVHFDSPVDRGERGWTLGVNTKLPKDIVVKWGKEVTDDFHARFSATARRYKYVIYNGPYRPAIFYKGLSFCYYPLDEQLMHQAAQQLVGTHDFTSYRTVHCQANSPLRTVFHCNVSRQGAYVIVDIKANAFLHHMVRNIVGSLMRVGRRLESVEWIAEVLAQRNRCKAGMTAPSGGLYFVDVDYPEQFNIPKPESGPLFLP; translated from the coding sequence ATGCGCTTTGCACTTGGTATCGAGTACGATGGTAGTAATTACTGTGGTTGGCAGCGCCAAAACCATGTTAACAGCGTTCAACAAGAGTTGGAGCAGGCGTTATCTGCGGTAGTTAATCAGCCTACAGAAGTGATTTGTGCCGGGCGTACCGACACAGGTGTACATGGTACAGGTCAAGTGGTCCATTTTGACTCACCTGTTGATCGCGGTGAACGTGGTTGGACATTAGGGGTTAATACCAAATTACCAAAAGATATTGTGGTAAAGTGGGGTAAGGAAGTAACCGATGACTTTCATGCACGCTTTTCGGCCACCGCTCGTCGCTATAAGTATGTAATATACAATGGCCCATACCGCCCAGCAATCTTTTATAAGGGCTTAAGTTTTTGTTATTACCCGCTCGACGAGCAATTAATGCATCAGGCGGCGCAACAGCTTGTTGGTACTCATGATTTTACCTCATATCGAACGGTTCACTGCCAAGCTAACTCGCCACTTAGAACGGTATTCCACTGCAATGTGAGTCGCCAAGGAGCATATGTTATTGTCGACATTAAGGCCAACGCCTTTTTGCATCATATGGTACGTAATATCGTTGGTAGCTTAATGCGAGTTGGTCGACGATTGGAATCGGTTGAGTGGATTGCCGAGGTACTTGCTCAACGTAATCGTTGCAAAGCAGGCATGACAGCGCCTTCAGGCGGCCTTTATTTTGTTGATGTCGACTACCCAGAGCAGTTTAATATACCGAAACCTGAATCTGGGCCATTATTTTTACCATAA
- a CDS encoding FimV/HubP family polar landmark protein, whose translation MMVTNNNKSGFAPKCAVIAVCSWLIVTSAGLVQATESNASAATSQQPVDNVLAGKQEAYGPIQTTDTLWKIAVAHRPDNSVSNYQVMVALFKKNPKAFLRNDINKMIAGQYLEIPSLAEVKQISPYPYGKAPADLNTLAQATVTLESDSGDNAVTATPDVAVQVEAINRNPKVDSADEQSASVAPQSNPQISVSDTKPDSASNELFTANDNQSAVMPVTDATDIPVDGTQPQVASDNIAFKESLDAVDDQLTYLQYEVAKANEIQVKMDQKLAEQQKLLEQTQQREQRLLDEQKKLAASQQGLLSNPWTIWTSNFILAALVVVLFVMVMRRRRLEVQVSAPTTTPNNASQSKTPFNQAKPKTVNEIVDNINMADFREDAEVTASAGQGVSHNQSPAKTTDNYSVAGAFDSIELDRATSSQSLMSDDELLDVLQTKSTDNASATTSTANHASDDLNIDQIIDDMLDKDSKPVQLRSASDTSGNLNQTAKLQAEQVTYPANKDIGDFDDVEFDRLLEQISAESHAQPAKPQQPASQHQTHTQQKVVNDGHVATATPVRTENQAPSAEYLSVEQLLQESEAAEEFDEQRYSTANIDVGLEEFDEFTSNVKHVNVDDDKHGVNAKLDLAQVYIEIGDLDNAAVILKSVMKVGNSAQKQQAQHLLYSVKS comes from the coding sequence ATGATGGTGACTAATAATAATAAATCCGGATTCGCACCTAAGTGTGCCGTGATAGCCGTGTGCAGTTGGTTAATTGTAACGAGCGCTGGTTTAGTACAAGCAACAGAAAGCAACGCAAGTGCTGCTACATCACAGCAGCCTGTAGATAATGTACTTGCTGGAAAACAAGAAGCCTATGGACCAATACAAACCACGGATACATTATGGAAGATTGCTGTTGCTCATCGACCTGATAATAGCGTATCAAATTATCAAGTGATGGTGGCCTTATTTAAGAAAAATCCAAAGGCGTTTTTGCGTAACGACATCAATAAAATGATTGCAGGTCAGTACCTTGAAATACCATCACTGGCTGAAGTAAAACAAATATCCCCATACCCATACGGTAAAGCACCTGCGGACTTAAATACCCTAGCGCAAGCAACGGTTACCTTGGAGTCGGACTCTGGAGACAATGCTGTAACAGCAACACCAGATGTTGCTGTTCAAGTTGAGGCGATTAACCGCAACCCTAAAGTTGATAGCGCTGACGAACAATCGGCATCTGTTGCACCGCAATCTAACCCTCAAATTAGCGTGTCAGATACGAAACCGGACTCTGCAAGCAACGAGTTGTTCACCGCTAATGATAATCAGTCGGCTGTGATGCCGGTTACAGACGCAACTGATATACCTGTTGACGGTACTCAGCCACAAGTTGCATCTGATAATATTGCATTTAAAGAAAGTTTGGATGCTGTTGATGATCAGCTTACGTATTTGCAGTATGAAGTAGCGAAAGCCAATGAGATCCAAGTTAAAATGGATCAAAAGTTGGCTGAGCAACAAAAGTTACTGGAACAAACTCAGCAGCGAGAACAACGATTACTAGATGAACAAAAAAAGTTGGCCGCAAGTCAACAAGGTTTATTGAGTAATCCTTGGACTATATGGACAAGTAACTTTATTTTGGCTGCTTTGGTTGTGGTGCTGTTTGTGATGGTTATGCGCCGTCGTCGCCTTGAAGTGCAAGTATCTGCGCCAACGACGACGCCGAATAATGCAAGTCAGTCAAAGACGCCATTTAACCAAGCCAAACCTAAAACCGTTAATGAAATCGTCGATAATATCAATATGGCCGACTTTAGAGAGGATGCCGAAGTAACTGCATCAGCAGGTCAGGGCGTTAGTCATAATCAATCACCTGCGAAAACGACGGACAACTACAGTGTCGCTGGTGCATTTGATAGTATCGAGTTAGATAGGGCAACCAGTTCTCAATCGTTGATGAGCGACGATGAGTTGCTCGATGTTCTGCAAACAAAATCAACGGATAATGCTAGCGCGACAACGAGCACAGCGAACCATGCATCAGATGATTTAAATATTGATCAGATTATCGATGATATGCTTGATAAAGACTCTAAACCCGTGCAATTGCGTTCAGCTTCAGACACATCAGGCAACCTAAATCAGACTGCTAAGTTGCAAGCAGAGCAGGTAACTTACCCAGCTAACAAAGACATCGGAGATTTCGATGATGTGGAATTTGACAGATTGTTAGAACAAATTTCTGCAGAATCACATGCACAACCAGCCAAGCCACAACAGCCTGCATCGCAACATCAAACACATACCCAGCAAAAAGTGGTAAATGATGGCCATGTTGCAACGGCAACGCCAGTCCGTACGGAAAATCAAGCGCCATCGGCAGAGTACTTATCTGTCGAACAGTTGTTGCAAGAGTCTGAAGCAGCAGAAGAGTTTGATGAGCAACGCTACTCAACGGCGAATATTGATGTTGGCCTAGAAGAGTTTGATGAATTTACCAGTAATGTAAAGCACGTTAATGTTGATGATGACAAGCATGGCGTTAATGCTAAATTAGACTTGGCTCAGGTTTACATTGAAATAGGTGACTTAGATAACGCCGCCGTCATATTGAAAAGCGTAATGAAGGTTGGTAATTCAGCACAAAAGCAGCAAGCACAGCATTTGTTGTATTCTGTTAAATCATAA
- a CDS encoding aspartate-semialdehyde dehydrogenase, which yields MAQKFDVVVLGATGLVGKQIIEILEERKFPVNTLFPLASARSAGEIVEFNGESIEVIDAELFDFSQAQIAFFSAGGAVSAKFAPIAADAGCIVIDNTSEFRYEPDVPLVVPEVNPHTLAEYRNRNIIANPNCSTIQMMVALKPIYDAVGIERINVSTYQSVSGAGKEAIEELAKQCADLLSGKPVKVENFPRQIAFNVIPQIDKFMDNGYTKEEMKMVWETKKILGDDSVLVNPTAVRVPVFYGHGEAVHIETRQQTSAEEVKQLLANAPGVVVAENDEDFPTQVGDSSGNDETYVGRIREDISHPHGINMWVVSDNVRKGAATNSIQIAEVLIRDYL from the coding sequence ATGGCACAAAAATTTGACGTTGTTGTATTAGGGGCAACGGGCTTAGTCGGCAAGCAAATTATCGAAATTTTAGAAGAGCGAAAATTCCCTGTGAACACTTTATTCCCGCTTGCGAGTGCTCGCAGTGCAGGTGAAATAGTAGAATTTAACGGTGAAAGTATCGAAGTTATCGATGCCGAACTGTTTGATTTTAGCCAAGCGCAAATTGCCTTTTTCTCAGCTGGTGGTGCGGTGTCGGCAAAATTTGCGCCGATAGCTGCCGATGCGGGCTGTATTGTTATCGATAATACTTCTGAATTTCGCTACGAGCCGGACGTACCTTTAGTCGTACCAGAGGTAAATCCACATACCCTTGCTGAATATCGTAACCGTAACATCATTGCTAATCCTAATTGCTCAACCATTCAAATGATGGTGGCATTGAAGCCTATTTATGATGCTGTTGGTATTGAACGCATTAATGTCAGTACCTACCAATCAGTATCAGGTGCGGGTAAAGAAGCCATTGAAGAGTTGGCTAAACAATGCGCCGATTTACTGTCAGGTAAGCCAGTGAAGGTCGAAAACTTCCCACGACAAATTGCCTTTAATGTGATCCCGCAAATCGACAAGTTCATGGACAATGGTTACACCAAAGAAGAAATGAAAATGGTCTGGGAAACCAAAAAAATCCTTGGTGATGATAGCGTCTTGGTTAATCCTACTGCGGTTCGCGTGCCTGTATTTTATGGTCATGGTGAAGCGGTCCACATTGAAACACGCCAACAAACATCAGCGGAAGAAGTAAAACAATTGCTAGCTAACGCGCCTGGTGTTGTTGTTGCTGAAAATGACGAAGATTTTCCAACCCAAGTTGGTGATTCAAGCGGTAATGATGAAACTTACGTCGGCCGTATTCGCGAAGATATCTCACATCCGCACGGGATCAATATGTGGGTTGTTTCAGATAACGTACGTAAAGGTGCTGCAACCAACAGTATTCAAATTGCTGAAGTGTTGATTCGCGATTATTTGTAA
- a CDS encoding 4-phosphoerythronate dehydrogenase — protein sequence MKIYYDENIPYAEQFFSDFGQLTPFAGRAVSAQQVSDADVLLVRSITQVNQQLLADNHSLQFVGTATIGFDHVDRQYLAQRNVTFTNAPGCNAVSVAEYVLSAIMVMSERLPFILQDKTVGIVGAGNTGTALARKLAALGVEYKLCDPILEASGDPRMFSSLDEVCQCDIISLHVPKTHSGEHATFHMFDNERLQQLSKQQILINACRGEVIDNKALLALKSKQLAPYLVMDVWENEPNILEELMPYCDIATPHIAGYSLEGKARGTEMLYQALAQTLGRPTNKRLIDFLPKADMALPNMASIHLPDQLRETIFAVYDVRRDDQIMRSQLASRGFDWLRKNYPERRELSALSLPQSYHQITAIYRQLGFA from the coding sequence GTGAAAATTTATTACGATGAGAACATTCCATACGCTGAACAGTTTTTTTCCGATTTTGGGCAATTAACGCCTTTTGCTGGACGAGCAGTGTCAGCACAGCAAGTGAGCGACGCCGATGTATTATTAGTGCGCTCTATCACCCAAGTGAATCAACAATTATTGGCCGACAATCATAGTTTACAGTTTGTTGGCACGGCAACAATTGGCTTTGACCATGTTGATCGCCAATATTTAGCCCAGCGTAATGTGACTTTCACCAATGCGCCAGGGTGTAATGCGGTATCGGTTGCAGAGTATGTACTCAGTGCCATTATGGTAATGTCTGAACGTTTACCGTTTATCCTACAAGATAAAACCGTTGGCATTGTCGGCGCAGGTAATACTGGCACTGCTTTGGCTCGAAAATTGGCAGCGTTAGGTGTTGAGTATAAATTATGCGACCCAATTCTTGAGGCATCTGGCGATCCGCGAATGTTTTCTTCATTAGATGAGGTGTGTCAATGCGATATCATCTCTCTGCATGTACCGAAGACGCACTCAGGTGAGCATGCGACGTTTCATATGTTTGATAACGAGCGCTTGCAACAATTGAGTAAGCAGCAGATCCTTATTAATGCTTGTCGTGGTGAAGTGATAGACAATAAGGCATTGCTAGCACTTAAGAGCAAGCAATTAGCGCCTTACTTAGTCATGGATGTTTGGGAAAATGAACCTAATATTCTTGAGGAACTGATGCCATATTGCGATATCGCCACGCCACATATAGCGGGCTATAGTCTAGAGGGTAAAGCCCGTGGCACAGAAATGCTCTATCAAGCCCTTGCTCAGACTCTAGGACGTCCAACAAATAAACGTTTGATAGATTTTCTCCCTAAAGCTGACATGGCGCTACCTAACATGGCGTCTATACATTTACCTGACCAGTTACGTGAGACTATTTTTGCTGTTTATGATGTGCGCCGTGACGACCAAATTATGCGTTCGCAACTGGCCAGCCGTGGTTTTGACTGGTTACGAAAAAACTATCCAGAGAGGCGAGAATTAAGTGCACTATCATTACCCCAGAGCTATCATCAAATTACGGCAATATATCGACAATTAGGCTTTGCATAA
- a CDS encoding sodium-dependent transporter codes for MASTRGEFSSRLGFILAAAGSAVGLGNIWGFPTQTATNGGAAFVLVYLVLAFCLAYPAFMAELVIGRYGQANAVTSMQKMSRHQWQKRFAFLVGFGGVVCAGLILSFYGIIAGWMMSYAVQPFAEMISLSSVASWVTTQGAVRNVLFTALFMLLTIMIIRKGVEQGIEKWSKRLMPALILLLLALILYVITLDGATEGLRAYLNPDLNRVFEPDLLISALGQAFFSLSLGTSVMVIYGSYISKKENLVKLGAQVTLIDVSIAFMAGLLIIPAMYVAQHQGVEIFAADGSLISGPSMVFAVLPSLFDGMGAIGLFIAFAFFVLMSIAALTSSISMLEGPVSYAVERHDMERKQATTLIGLFIFIISVVIIFNLDFMLDLIAMVATEYGQPIIAMLCCVFVGWIWNRTEMLNEIKQGNENVAHSLFWKVWPWYTKFVCPLAIMMVFIHSL; via the coding sequence ATGGCTTCAACGCGTGGTGAGTTCAGCTCACGATTAGGATTTATATTAGCAGCGGCAGGCTCTGCCGTTGGCTTAGGTAATATATGGGGTTTTCCGACGCAAACAGCGACAAATGGTGGTGCAGCATTTGTACTTGTCTATTTGGTATTAGCGTTCTGTTTAGCATACCCGGCATTTATGGCTGAACTTGTCATCGGTCGTTATGGTCAAGCCAACGCGGTAACATCAATGCAAAAAATGTCACGTCATCAATGGCAAAAACGTTTTGCGTTTTTGGTTGGTTTTGGTGGCGTTGTTTGTGCCGGTTTAATTCTTAGTTTCTATGGTATTATTGCTGGTTGGATGATGTCGTATGCCGTGCAACCGTTTGCGGAGATGATCAGCTTATCATCGGTTGCCTCTTGGGTGACAACGCAAGGCGCGGTGCGAAATGTTTTGTTTACCGCCTTGTTTATGTTGTTAACCATTATGATTATCCGTAAAGGTGTAGAGCAAGGTATCGAAAAGTGGTCGAAGCGCTTGATGCCTGCGCTGATTTTATTACTATTGGCACTTATTTTATATGTGATTACCTTAGATGGTGCTACGGAAGGGTTACGCGCATATCTTAACCCAGATTTAAATCGTGTATTTGAGCCTGATTTACTGATCAGTGCCTTAGGGCAAGCGTTCTTTTCGCTATCTTTAGGTACTAGCGTGATGGTTATTTATGGCTCATACATCAGTAAAAAAGAAAACTTGGTCAAGCTTGGTGCACAAGTGACCTTAATTGATGTATCGATTGCCTTCATGGCCGGTTTATTGATCATTCCTGCTATGTATGTCGCTCAACATCAAGGCGTAGAGATCTTCGCCGCTGATGGCAGTTTAATATCAGGACCAAGCATGGTGTTTGCGGTACTGCCGAGCTTGTTTGATGGCATGGGGGCTATTGGCTTGTTCATTGCCTTCGCATTTTTTGTATTGATGAGTATTGCTGCGTTAACGTCTTCTATTTCAATGCTTGAAGGACCCGTGTCTTACGCTGTTGAGCGTCACGATATGGAGCGTAAGCAAGCGACCACGTTGATTGGTTTGTTTATTTTTATCATTAGTGTGGTCATTATATTCAATCTCGACTTTATGCTTGATTTGATCGCGATGGTTGCAACAGAGTACGGTCAGCCTATTATCGCCATGTTATGCTGCGTATTTGTTGGCTGGATTTGGAATCGTACAGAAATGCTTAATGAAATAAAACAAGGCAATGAAAACGTTGCCCATAGTCTGTTTTGGAAAGTATGGCCATGGTACACCAAATTTGTATGTCCACTGGCCATCATGATGGTGTTTATCCACTCACTTTAG
- a CDS encoding YajQ family cyclic di-GMP-binding protein encodes MPSFDIVSEVDMEEVRNATENATRELSTRFDFRGVEASFEYKNPNVTAKAEGDFQIKQMLDMLRAQLAKRQIDAKAMTLGKLDHTGKTYTQHLSFKVGIEQAVAKKLVKLIKDSKIKVQASIQGDKLRITGKKRDDLQAVMALVRDAELEQSFQFNNFKD; translated from the coding sequence ATGCCATCATTTGATATTGTCTCAGAAGTGGACATGGAAGAAGTTCGTAATGCCACTGAAAATGCGACTCGTGAATTAAGCACTCGTTTTGATTTTCGTGGCGTTGAAGCCTCTTTTGAATATAAGAACCCTAATGTGACTGCTAAAGCTGAAGGTGATTTTCAGATTAAGCAAATGCTCGATATGCTGCGTGCGCAATTAGCAAAACGCCAAATTGACGCTAAAGCGATGACGCTTGGTAAGCTTGATCACACCGGTAAAACCTATACTCAACACCTTTCTTTTAAAGTTGGTATAGAACAAGCGGTTGCGAAAAAATTAGTTAAGCTAATTAAAGATAGTAAAATCAAAGTACAAGCATCGATTCAAGGCGATAAGTTACGTATTACCGGTAAAAAGCGTGATGACTTGCAAGCGGTGATGGCTTTGGTACGTGACGCAGAGCTAGAGCAAAGCTTTCAGTTTAACAACTTTAAAGACTAA
- a CDS encoding VanZ family protein, giving the protein MTGNTAKSVLISYAFTLLCIGVIVVSNGSDINLWLIKHGLLDKAGHFIGFLLLSAIVDRVVKLNLTVTITALIIYSGLTELCQWVLGFRNAEFLDFVADAAGCFSYYIVIKIITWLRNANA; this is encoded by the coding sequence ATGACAGGTAACACTGCCAAATCAGTATTGATCTCTTATGCGTTTACTCTACTGTGTATCGGCGTAATCGTTGTTAGCAATGGTAGTGACATCAACTTATGGCTAATTAAACACGGTTTACTTGATAAAGCCGGACACTTTATTGGTTTTTTGCTACTCAGTGCTATCGTCGATAGGGTTGTCAAACTCAACCTCACCGTTACGATTACCGCCCTTATTATCTATTCAGGGTTAACAGAGCTTTGCCAATGGGTTTTGGGGTTTCGTAACGCTGAGTTTTTAGATTTCGTCGCTGACGCTGCTGGCTGCTTCAGTTATTATATCGTCATCAAAATCATCACTTGGTTAAGGAACGCAAACGCTTGA
- a CDS encoding ketopantoate reductase family protein, with product MNIVIIGTGAIAGLFATLLSENNTKGSLSVKSREAKTGHWQFSFQSLEGNLKTVSIPYTQPSDIQAADIIISCVKSYDVQRAIASIAPHIHNNCSIVLCHNGLGTSEQISRYLHQDNRLYYLLTTMASRRVSAHHIQHTGLGENHLGAHNQAIAPAAIHQLALQLPSTILCDDIAYRQWQKLAINCAINPLTAIFDVTNGELAQSQYKETIVKTLKEVVEVAHAENISLDYQMTLASVWRVIELTAANSSSMREDIRNNRQTEIDFINGYIVNSGANHGIRTTVNKHLQTTIKRLSK from the coding sequence TTGAATATTGTCATTATAGGCACTGGCGCCATCGCCGGTTTGTTTGCCACTTTGCTCAGCGAAAACAACACTAAAGGCTCGCTATCAGTTAAAAGTAGAGAAGCGAAAACCGGGCATTGGCAATTTAGTTTTCAGTCTCTTGAAGGTAATCTCAAAACTGTTTCTATCCCGTACACTCAACCGTCAGACATCCAAGCAGCAGACATTATTATCAGTTGCGTAAAATCCTATGACGTTCAGCGTGCAATTGCGAGTATTGCCCCACACATACATAACAACTGTAGTATTGTCCTTTGTCATAATGGCTTAGGCACTAGCGAACAAATTAGCCGCTACTTACATCAAGACAATCGGCTTTATTATTTATTAACGACAATGGCTTCACGGCGTGTCTCAGCGCACCATATCCAACATACTGGACTTGGTGAAAATCACCTCGGTGCACATAATCAGGCTATTGCACCCGCGGCAATCCATCAACTTGCTCTGCAACTCCCGTCAACCATATTATGTGATGACATTGCTTATCGGCAATGGCAAAAGCTTGCGATTAATTGTGCCATTAATCCATTAACGGCAATATTTGATGTGACCAACGGTGAGCTAGCGCAAAGCCAATATAAAGAAACCATCGTTAAGACGCTAAAAGAAGTCGTCGAAGTAGCACATGCTGAAAATATCTCCCTTGATTATCAAATGACTCTAGCCTCAGTATGGCGTGTCATCGAGCTGACAGCGGCTAACAGTTCTTCCATGCGTGAAGACATCCGTAATAACAGGCAAACCGAAATTGACTTCATTAACGGCTATATTGTTAACTCTGGGGCTAATCATGGCATCAGGACAACAGTAAATAAGCACTTACAAACCACCATTAAACGACTTTCAAAATAA
- a CDS encoding HIT domain-containing protein, whose protein sequence is MSDNFTLHSDLQRDGIELLDFPLCTLLLCNDSQYPWFILVPRRADIKDLYELDWQDQQQFLNESSALSEVLMQVFHGEKMNVAALGNMTPQLHIHHVVRYRHDAAWPKPIWGVRPLVPYTEQQIDEIKAALLPALKEIVK, encoded by the coding sequence ATGAGCGACAACTTTACCTTGCACAGCGATTTACAACGAGATGGCATTGAGCTTTTAGATTTTCCTCTGTGCACATTATTATTGTGTAACGACAGCCAGTATCCATGGTTTATCCTCGTGCCACGCCGTGCAGATATAAAAGACTTATATGAATTGGATTGGCAAGATCAGCAGCAATTTCTCAATGAGTCGAGTGCGTTAAGTGAAGTGTTAATGCAAGTGTTTCACGGAGAAAAGATGAATGTTGCCGCGTTGGGAAATATGACACCACAGTTGCACATTCATCATGTGGTACGTTATCGTCACGATGCCGCTTGGCCAAAGCCGATATGGGGGGTGCGTCCATTAGTGCCTTACACTGAACAGCAAATCGATGAAATTAAAGCCGCATTGTTACCAGCTTTAAAAGAGATCGTTAAGTAG
- the ylqF gene encoding ribosome biogenesis GTPase YlqF, which translates to MAINWFPGHMHKAQKEIKEIIHQIDVVIEVCDARLPFSSENPMITEIRGEKPLIKILNKSDLADPELTKVWIDYFESQHNVKAIALTTEEPVTAKLIPELIRKLAPNKNEPGKQINAMIMGIPNVGKSTLLNTLVGKVKAKVGNEPAVTKSQQRIRLEDGLYLFDTPGMLWPKIANENSGYRLAISGGVKDTAFEHEEIACFAAEYLLSAYPQRLQERYKIDDLPDQDFLFIEELGRKRGCVKAGGHVDFHKASEILINEIRDKTLGPITFETPDMVEKEQVYFAELEQQRQAEREAKKAARGRGRKNKPKKKKLKK; encoded by the coding sequence ATGGCTATTAATTGGTTCCCGGGGCACATGCATAAGGCCCAAAAAGAAATTAAAGAAATCATCCATCAAATCGATGTGGTAATTGAAGTCTGTGACGCGCGATTGCCGTTCAGTAGTGAAAACCCAATGATCACTGAAATTCGTGGAGAAAAACCATTAATTAAGATTTTGAATAAAAGTGACCTCGCCGATCCTGAGCTAACCAAAGTTTGGATAGACTATTTTGAGTCACAGCATAATGTTAAAGCGATAGCATTAACGACAGAAGAGCCTGTAACGGCTAAGCTGATCCCTGAATTAATTCGCAAGTTAGCACCCAATAAAAATGAACCGGGTAAGCAAATAAATGCCATGATTATGGGTATACCTAATGTAGGTAAATCTACATTACTGAATACCTTAGTTGGTAAAGTAAAGGCCAAAGTTGGTAATGAGCCTGCGGTCACAAAATCACAACAACGTATACGTCTTGAGGACGGTTTGTATTTGTTTGATACGCCGGGTATGTTGTGGCCGAAAATTGCCAATGAAAATAGTGGCTATCGATTGGCTATTTCTGGTGGTGTTAAAGATACAGCATTTGAACACGAAGAGATCGCCTGCTTCGCTGCTGAATATTTGTTATCTGCTTATCCTCAGCGTTTACAAGAGCGTTATAAGATAGATGACCTACCAGACCAAGATTTTTTGTTTATCGAAGAATTAGGACGTAAACGAGGCTGTGTTAAGGCAGGTGGTCATGTTGATTTTCATAAAGCGTCAGAGATTTTAATCAACGAAATTCGTGATAAAACACTTGGCCCAATTACCTTTGAAACCCCTGATATGGTTGAAAAGGAGCAGGTTTACTTTGCCGAGCTAGAACAGCAACGCCAAGCAGAACGTGAAGCGAAAAAAGCAGCACGTGGTCGTGGTAGAAAAAATAAACCTAAGAAAAAGAAATTAAAAAAATAA
- a CDS encoding uroporphyrinogen decarboxylase, producing the protein MELIEVFGFAASVVVAISLMMKNIVHLRITNMIGCAMFSIYGFTIGALPVGMMNAFIMCVNIYYLSKMYIDKRHAQNELTVPAV; encoded by the coding sequence ATGGAACTTATTGAAGTGTTCGGCTTTGCAGCTTCTGTCGTTGTCGCAATATCGTTAATGATGAAAAATATTGTGCACTTGCGTATTACGAATATGATCGGTTGCGCTATGTTCTCGATCTACGGCTTTACTATTGGCGCATTACCTGTCGGCATGATGAATGCCTTTATCATGTGCGTTAATATCTACTACCTGAGCAAAATGTATATTGACAAGCGTCATGCCCAAAACGAACTAACTGTACCTGCGGTTTAA